CACCATCCTGGAGAGCTTCGAGAGACTGGCCCCCTTCACCGTGATACCGAAGACCCTGACCTCCCCCTCGTAGGTCCCCTCGTACCTGTTCGGGATGAGGCCGTTCATAGCTTTTATCAGGGTGGACTTCCCACAGCCGCTCCTCCCCAGGAGGAGTACGGTTTCCCCTTCCTCTATCCTGAGCGAGATCCTCTCGAGAGCGGGCTTCTCCTTGTTCGCGTATGTGAAGGTGAGATCCCTTATCTCCACAGCCACACTGGGAGATACCGATCGTATTTTAAAAGCCTTCGATATCGCTCCGGAGGACCTATGAAGTTCTAAGGCGGCTTTCTTCCGTGAATTCGCGAAGGTTTCCGGGTTAGCCAGAGGGATCTCCCCTCTATCTCGAGCTTCCCAGCCGAAACCTACGGCCCCGAGGTCGGGTGTACCGTCGCACTGAGTCGGGGAATGTCGCAGGTTAACTGGATGCGGCTTCACTCTCTCCAATGGCGGATCCTCCGCTTGACAACGTTTAAATTACCGAGTCGGTTCCCCAACTGAACGGGTGAGCTTACTGAGGGGTGTGAAACTTCCCACGGAGTGGATGGAGAGGGCTGATCTGTTCCTCAAGGAAGCTGAGAGGCACCTAGCCGAGGAACACTTCTGGCTCACGTGCTTCGAGTCCCACCAAGCAGCTGAGTTCTACCTGAAGTCCTTGCTAGTGGCGATAACCGGATTTCACCCCTATACGCAAGACCTATCCGAGCTACTGGAATCCCTCATCGCCGCCGGGTTCGATGCGGGTGAGGAGGTCAAGGTGGCCTCGGAGATCCTGACCCCGCACTACACACTATCCCGTTATCCGGGGAAGCGCGCTATAAGCTACAGTAAGGAGAGGGCTGAGAGGTGCCTGAGGTCAGCTAAGTTGATAGTGAGCTGGGTGAGGGAGGTTGCGGATCCCTGAGATCAAGTCGCGTTTGCTCAGGGAGATACCTAAGAGAGCGGTTGAGTGGCAGGAGGCTTTCGAGCTCTACGTCGATGAGGTCTGCAGGAGCGGGCTCGTAAAGGGGCTTTACCTCATCGGTTCCAGGGCCAGAGGGGAGCACTCCTCCTCGAGTGACTTCGACCTGGTGGCCGTGGTGGGCAGGGAGGAGGACCCGCTGGAGGTAGCCGAGGTCCTCATGTCCATGAGGAGGAAGGGCTTCCCGCTCGACCTTCTGGTCCTGAGGGAGGACGAACTGGAGGATCCCATCCACAGGGAGATGCTCGAGGGCAAGAGGAAGTTGTGCTGACTCCCTAGGACCTTTCTGGAACGATGCCCTCGGGCGGGATTATCAGAGACACGTCGGTCCTCCTCATCCCCCTCCTCACAAGATCCTCATACGCCTCCTCAATCAGAGAGAACCTCTCGTCCCTGTGGAGAACTAGACCCTCACTGATGGCATCTACCAAGGTCGGATTTCCCTTCCTAAGTAGGAGCAAAGCTTCCTCAAGCGTGTAAGGGTGCGGTTCCACAGCTATCCTCAGGTCTCCCAGAAGCTCGATGAGGGCACCTATTCGGTCCAGGTACCCCTCCCCGAAGTCCGCTATCACCAGGATATCGTAGTCGCTCCAGGGCATGTGGTCTCCTCTGGCTCTCGATCCGAAGAGTATCACGGCTACCGTATCATAGCGCTCCCTGATCCTCCTGACTACCTCCCTCAGCTCCTCAGGGACCGACGATCCCTCTGGCATAACTCACCACCGACTCAGCGCACTTGATCGCTCTGGAGGAGGTCTCCTCATCGTAAGCCTCATGCGGGGTGCCTGAGGGGTGGGCGTTCGGGTATCTGGATGGGATGTAATGCCTATCCAGCTCCCTAGCGCACCTCATGAGTCCCTCATCCGGCTCAAGCCCCCTGCTCCTGAAGTACCTCTGAAGGAGCTCCCTGACGCTGTGGCCCCAGGGGGCTTCGTTCGCGTGATAGAGAAGCGCTTTACACGCTTTCTCAGCCGCCTGATGGGCGTAGAAAGAGGAGGCGTTGAACCTCCCCTCCCTGTGCAGGATCCTCGCTGTATCAAGGTCCCACGTGGCCTCCTCCATCCACCTCAGCGCTTCTCCCCTCATACGCGCATGATGGGGGGCCGCACATAAATACCCTAGCTAGGTTCAAGCGGGCTCGAGTACCAGAGCACTTGGGAAGCTCTCAGAGTCCCTAAAGTCAGCTTCCTCTACCTCCTCATGGATCACCTCGAGCTCCACCATGAAGCGGTACCTGGCGATCGCATTAAACCCCAATCAGCCCTAACTTCACGTTCACTGAGTTTCCTAAGTCATTAGCGGACATCAGGACCTTCAGAGCTGACGATGTTGGGGAATCGTCATCCTCCTAGCTTGTCTCATGAGCTCGGTGACCCTCGGCTCCACCCAACCGACCGAGCGGGAAGCTTAAAGGTCCCTAAGATCCCAAAGCCCCCTCCATGAAGTAAAAACTCTCTCTCCATCTAATCGAGGATGACTCCCGCTGGGTGACCCTCATCGGGTAGTCGAAGCCCCTATCATCGTGGAGCCCGATCGGCTGCTGAGGTGCTCTCGATCGAGAGTTCGAGAAGGATTAAGTTGG
This is a stretch of genomic DNA from Candidatus Korarchaeum sp.. It encodes these proteins:
- a CDS encoding HEPN domain-containing protein, yielding MSLLRGVKLPTEWMERADLFLKEAERHLAEEHFWLTCFESHQAAEFYLKSLLVAITGFHPYTQDLSELLESLIAAGFDAGEEVKVASEILTPHYTLSRYPGKRAISYSKERAERCLRSAKLIVSWVREVADP
- a CDS encoding nucleotidyltransferase domain-containing protein; amino-acid sequence: MPEGSSVPEELREVVRRIRERYDTVAVILFGSRARGDHMPWSDYDILVIADFGEGYLDRIGALIELLGDLRIAVEPHPYTLEEALLLLRKGNPTLVDAISEGLVLHRDERFSLIEEAYEDLVRRGMRRTDVSLIIPPEGIVPERS
- a CDS encoding nucleotidyltransferase domain-containing protein; this encodes MRIPEIKSRLLREIPKRAVEWQEAFELYVDEVCRSGLVKGLYLIGSRARGEHSSSSDFDLVAVVGREEDPLEVAEVLMSMRRKGFPLDLLVLREDELEDPIHREMLEGKRKLC
- a CDS encoding HEPN domain-containing protein, giving the protein MRGEALRWMEEATWDLDTARILHREGRFNASSFYAHQAAEKACKALLYHANEAPWGHSVRELLQRYFRSRGLEPDEGLMRCARELDRHYIPSRYPNAHPSGTPHEAYDEETSSRAIKCAESVVSYARGIVGP